The following proteins are co-located in the Microbacterium immunditiarum genome:
- a CDS encoding M15 family metallopeptidase: protein MRRQSAEVVVRRTIGLALVGTVIAGTALVGSLVLQTVPSSAESVASTPAAPPLLEPDGSLPAGVTAFDDEYAGVARVSPDLLEALRAAATAAEGEGIRFFVNSGWRSPEYQTRLLDDAVAEYGSREEAARWVATAETSPHVTGDAVDVGETDATSWLSQHGAAFGLCQIYANERWHFELRPQAVTEACPPMFPDPTFDPRMQG, encoded by the coding sequence ATGCGAAGACAGTCAGCGGAAGTCGTCGTCCGCCGGACGATCGGCCTCGCCCTCGTCGGCACCGTCATCGCGGGGACAGCGCTCGTCGGGAGCCTCGTGCTCCAGACCGTGCCCTCGTCGGCCGAGTCGGTCGCGAGCACCCCGGCCGCTCCCCCGCTTCTCGAGCCGGACGGATCGCTCCCCGCGGGCGTGACGGCGTTCGACGACGAGTACGCGGGCGTCGCCCGGGTCTCTCCGGACCTGCTCGAGGCGCTGCGCGCGGCGGCGACAGCGGCGGAGGGCGAGGGCATCCGGTTCTTCGTCAACAGCGGGTGGCGGTCGCCCGAATACCAGACGCGCCTGCTCGACGACGCGGTGGCGGAGTACGGCTCGCGCGAGGAGGCGGCGAGATGGGTCGCGACCGCGGAGACGTCGCCGCACGTGACCGGCGACGCGGTCGATGTGGGCGAGACGGATGCCACGTCCTGGCTCTCGCAGCACGGCGCCGCCTTCGGGCTGTGCCAGATCTACGCGAACGAGCGGTGGCACTTCGAGCTGCGGCCGCAGGCGGTGACTGAGGCGTGCCCGCCGATGTTCCCGGACCCGACGTTCGATCCGCGGATGCAGGGGTGA
- a CDS encoding HAMP domain-containing sensor histidine kinase, whose translation MDRRPGLSIRLRLTFSYAGFLMVAGVLLLAVVWVFLLRYVPDGPITGPGPFIPNRGDLVRAFAPAAGWALLVLLAFGLAGGWFLAGRMLAPLTRITAATRKAAAGSLSHRIELEGRNDEFRELADSFDTMLAQLESHVEEQRRFAANASHELRTPLTITQALLEVARDDPDRNVDVLIERLHAVNARAVELTEALLTMSRADAGSFPREAVDLSLVAEEAAEMLQPLADTNGVTIRMRAEPSTVVGSNALLLQLTTNLLHNAIVHNVPSGGVVDVGTRVEGASAVLEIENTGEALSPALVATLTEPFRRGAARVRTDVGGVGLGLAIADRIVRAHGGTLALRSREGGGLMVTVRLPARTRAEA comes from the coding sequence GTGGATAGGCGGCCAGGGCTCAGCATCCGCCTCAGACTCACCTTCAGTTACGCCGGGTTCCTCATGGTCGCGGGCGTGCTGCTGCTCGCGGTCGTGTGGGTCTTCCTGCTGCGCTACGTGCCCGACGGTCCCATCACGGGCCCAGGCCCCTTCATCCCGAATCGCGGCGACCTCGTGCGCGCGTTCGCGCCGGCCGCGGGGTGGGCGCTGCTGGTCCTGCTCGCCTTCGGGCTGGCGGGCGGCTGGTTCCTGGCTGGACGGATGCTGGCGCCCCTCACGCGCATCACGGCGGCGACGCGCAAGGCGGCCGCGGGTTCTCTCTCGCACCGCATCGAGCTCGAGGGGCGCAACGACGAGTTCCGCGAGCTCGCCGACAGCTTCGACACGATGCTCGCGCAGCTGGAGTCGCACGTCGAGGAGCAGCGACGCTTCGCGGCGAACGCCTCGCACGAGCTGCGGACCCCGCTCACGATCACGCAGGCGCTCCTCGAAGTGGCCCGCGACGATCCGGATCGAAACGTCGACGTACTCATCGAGCGCCTGCACGCCGTCAACGCCCGCGCCGTCGAGCTCACCGAGGCGCTCCTCACGATGAGTCGCGCCGATGCCGGGTCGTTCCCGCGCGAGGCGGTCGACCTGTCGCTCGTGGCTGAAGAAGCGGCCGAGATGCTGCAGCCGCTTGCCGACACGAACGGAGTGACGATCCGGATGCGGGCGGAGCCCAGCACCGTCGTCGGATCGAACGCACTCCTGCTGCAGCTGACCACGAACCTGCTGCACAACGCGATCGTCCACAACGTGCCGAGCGGGGGAGTCGTCGACGTCGGCACCCGCGTCGAGGGGGCGTCTGCGGTGCTCGAGATCGAGAACACCGGCGAGGCGCTCAGCCCCGCGCTCGTCGCGACGCTGACCGAGCCGTTCCGGCGTGGCGCAGCACGCGTCCGCACGGATGTCGGCGGGGTCGGCCTCGGGCTCGCGATCGCGGACCGCATCGTGCGCGCGCACGGCGGCACGCTCGCCCTGCGGTCGCGCGAGGGCGGCGGGCTCATGGTCACGGTCCGGCTGCCGGCTCGGACCCGCGCGGAGGCGTGA
- a CDS encoding nitroreductase/quinone reductase family protein: MDEATEAPARIPPRWFVRTAWVVHRAIYRVTGGRKGLSTPKPGSYGMMRLHTVGRRSGKERVAIVAYYEDGPDLVTLAMNGWADPPPAWWLNLKSNPITRVDLPDGEERAVRAREAHGVERERLWAGYKDYWRGDLDRQARLRSHDTPVVVFEPVGA, from the coding sequence ATGGACGAAGCGACCGAAGCTCCCGCCCGCATCCCGCCCCGTTGGTTCGTGCGCACGGCGTGGGTCGTGCACCGGGCGATCTACCGCGTCACCGGCGGTCGCAAGGGGCTCTCAACTCCCAAGCCGGGCAGCTACGGCATGATGCGACTGCACACGGTCGGGCGGCGCAGCGGCAAGGAGCGAGTCGCGATCGTCGCGTACTACGAGGACGGGCCCGACCTCGTCACGCTGGCGATGAACGGCTGGGCCGACCCGCCGCCCGCGTGGTGGCTCAACCTCAAGTCGAACCCGATCACTCGGGTCGACCTCCCCGACGGCGAAGAGCGCGCGGTGCGCGCCCGCGAGGCGCACGGCGTCGAGCGCGAAAGGCTCTGGGCGGGCTACAAGGACTACTGGCGCGGCGACCTCGACCGGCAGGCCCGCCTCCGCTCGCACGACACGCCCGTCGTCGTGTTCGAGCCCGTCGGCGCGTGA
- a CDS encoding ABC transporter ATP-binding protein: MITAEHLTKKFGEKVAVDDVSFTVRPGLVTGFLGPNGAGKSTTMRMIVGLDRPTSGTATVDGREYARMRAPLAEVGVLLDVKAVHGGRTARGHLRAIAATHGIPRSRVDEVIELTGLGPVARRRAGGFSLGMGQRLGIATALLGDPHTLILDEPVNGLDPEGVRWVRDLVRHAASEGRTVLLSSHLMSEMAQSADHIVVLGRGTVLADAPLADLVRAWTTTTVRVRTPLPAQLALAVAGTAAEIAPVGPETLEIAGLPAARIGDIAASRGIPLHELTSASGSLEEAYLALTGESVEYRTKEFA, from the coding sequence ATGATCACTGCGGAGCACCTGACGAAGAAGTTCGGCGAGAAGGTCGCCGTCGACGATGTGTCCTTCACCGTGAGACCGGGCCTCGTCACGGGCTTCCTCGGGCCGAACGGCGCCGGTAAGTCGACGACGATGCGCATGATCGTCGGGCTCGATCGACCGACGTCCGGCACGGCGACGGTCGACGGCCGAGAGTACGCGCGCATGCGCGCGCCGCTCGCCGAGGTCGGAGTCCTGCTCGATGTGAAGGCCGTGCACGGCGGCCGGACCGCTCGCGGTCATCTGCGGGCGATCGCCGCGACGCACGGGATCCCGCGGTCGCGCGTGGACGAGGTCATCGAGCTCACCGGCCTTGGCCCGGTCGCGCGCAGGCGGGCGGGCGGGTTCTCGCTCGGCATGGGGCAGCGGCTCGGAATCGCGACCGCGCTGCTCGGCGATCCGCACACGCTGATCCTCGACGAGCCGGTGAACGGGCTCGACCCGGAAGGGGTGCGGTGGGTCCGTGACCTCGTGCGCCACGCGGCGTCGGAAGGCCGGACGGTCCTGCTCTCTAGTCACCTCATGAGCGAGATGGCCCAGAGCGCGGATCACATCGTCGTGCTGGGGCGAGGCACGGTGCTGGCGGATGCTCCGCTCGCCGACCTCGTCCGCGCGTGGACCACGACCACCGTGCGGGTCCGCACTCCACTGCCCGCGCAGCTCGCCCTGGCCGTCGCCGGCACCGCGGCCGAGATCGCTCCGGTCGGACCGGAGACCCTCGAGATCGCCGGGCTGCCCGCCGCTCGCATCGGCGACATCGCGGCATCCCGCGGAATCCCGCTCCACGAGCTCACGTCGGCCTCGGGCTCGCTCGAGGAGGCGTACCTCGCCCTCACCGGCGAGTCCGTCGAGTACCGCACGAAGGAGTTCGCATGA
- a CDS encoding S4 domain-containing protein produces MAESARVDAWLWAVRIFKTRTAATAACRAGHVRVNGERAKAAQPVRPGDELRVRIQGFDRILVVKQTITKRVGAAVVAESVEDRTPPPPPRELTGFVPVRDRGAGRPTKRERREIDRLRGRAE; encoded by the coding sequence GTGGCCGAGTCGGCGCGTGTCGACGCGTGGCTGTGGGCGGTGCGGATCTTCAAGACCCGCACGGCCGCCACGGCCGCGTGCCGTGCGGGGCACGTCCGCGTCAATGGCGAACGCGCGAAGGCCGCGCAGCCCGTGCGTCCAGGCGATGAGCTGCGCGTGCGCATCCAAGGGTTCGACCGGATCCTTGTCGTCAAGCAGACCATCACCAAGCGCGTGGGCGCCGCAGTCGTCGCCGAGTCGGTGGAGGATCGCACTCCTCCCCCGCCGCCGCGTGAGCTCACGGGGTTCGTGCCGGTGCGCGATCGAGGCGCCGGGAGGCCGACGAAGCGGGAGCGGCGCGAGATCGACCGGCTGCGGGGGCGAGCGGAGTAG
- a CDS encoding sensor histidine kinase, with product MPTRRRRTPVAPADDGLRLPPSPGVFRRFWAGHPVVTDIVVALACLLASLAPAVTFGSVAQGGSAPLLAWSPIHFVAVAACVLVVWRRRLPVVVFAASIVVAVAYFFLPSATSGVLVLVGAYALAAQRSSRAVWTGLAIGVGTLAVIATSLSATGAIEGRVALESIAWTLVLGLLGALAGVNVRNRRRYVEAIIDRSRQLLVERDQRAQLAAAEERARIAREMHDVVSHSLTVIVALSEGAAATDDRERSRNASDAAAAAAREALTEMRGMLGVLRDRGPDAPLEPPEPVDPEAVVAAARRAGYPATLTVVGASDVPHATRYAIGRIVQEGVTNAMRHAPHATTIDVRIDLSRRPVVVEVDNDGVDGNARREEGFGLRGLAERVIRVGGAVTAGPVGATRWSLRAELPAPEGAAVGASGEPSAPSLPSSEPVRATTA from the coding sequence ATGCCGACCCGGCGTCGCCGCACGCCCGTCGCCCCCGCGGACGACGGCCTGCGACTGCCGCCCTCGCCCGGTGTGTTCCGGCGCTTCTGGGCGGGGCACCCGGTCGTCACCGACATCGTCGTCGCGCTCGCGTGTCTGCTCGCCTCGCTCGCACCGGCGGTGACGTTCGGCTCGGTCGCGCAGGGCGGATCGGCGCCGCTCCTCGCGTGGTCGCCGATCCATTTCGTGGCGGTCGCGGCATGCGTGCTCGTCGTGTGGCGGCGTCGCCTCCCGGTGGTCGTGTTCGCCGCGTCGATTGTGGTCGCGGTCGCGTACTTCTTCCTCCCGTCCGCCACGAGCGGGGTGCTCGTGCTCGTGGGGGCGTACGCGCTCGCGGCGCAGCGGTCGTCGCGGGCGGTGTGGACCGGGCTCGCGATCGGTGTCGGCACGCTCGCCGTCATCGCCACGAGCCTGAGTGCGACTGGTGCCATCGAGGGCCGGGTCGCACTGGAGTCGATCGCGTGGACGCTCGTGCTCGGACTCCTCGGCGCGCTCGCCGGAGTCAACGTCCGCAACCGCAGACGCTATGTCGAGGCGATCATCGACCGGTCGCGTCAGCTCCTCGTCGAGCGCGACCAGCGGGCGCAGCTCGCGGCCGCCGAGGAGCGAGCGCGTATCGCGCGGGAGATGCACGACGTCGTCTCGCACTCGCTGACCGTCATCGTCGCCCTGTCGGAGGGCGCGGCGGCCACGGACGACCGCGAGCGGTCGCGGAATGCATCGGATGCCGCGGCCGCGGCCGCCCGCGAAGCGCTGACCGAGATGCGCGGCATGCTCGGCGTGCTGCGCGATCGCGGCCCCGACGCGCCGCTCGAGCCGCCTGAACCCGTCGATCCCGAGGCTGTCGTCGCCGCGGCACGGCGTGCCGGCTACCCGGCGACGCTGACCGTCGTCGGTGCGTCGGACGTGCCGCACGCGACTCGATACGCGATCGGGCGGATCGTGCAGGAGGGAGTGACGAACGCGATGCGCCATGCACCGCACGCCACGACGATCGACGTGCGGATCGACCTCTCGCGGCGCCCGGTCGTCGTCGAGGTCGACAACGACGGGGTCGACGGGAACGCCCGCCGTGAGGAGGGGTTCGGCCTGCGCGGCCTCGCCGAGCGGGTGATCCGCGTCGGCGGCGCGGTGACCGCTGGGCCGGTCGGGGCGACGCGATGGTCGCTTCGTGCCGAGCTTCCGGCTCCGGAGGGGGCCGCGGTCGGCGCATCCGGGGAACCCTCGGCACCCTCCCTACCCTCCTCCGAACCCGTGAGGGCGACGACGGCATGA
- a CDS encoding lysoplasmalogenase, with the protein MRRLWIVPYAIVSIVHVVALAFNADAVAAPTKLLLMPLLALAVLVGGRGSRWGAPYTLLLAAIALSWLGDGAGTFFPFAPTLPMMLLFFGLAHLCYIWLFWRKVAVRRVPPWALIYAVWWGVLIAVLWPHLGGLAIAVAVYGLVLGGTAVATSRCHPLIAWGGAFFLTSDSILAFRLFLPDAMPDWTSPLVMLTYTLGQGLIAAGVVVADRIATRSEEPAVQEVA; encoded by the coding sequence ATGCGACGGCTCTGGATCGTCCCTTACGCGATCGTGTCGATCGTCCACGTCGTGGCGCTCGCGTTCAATGCCGACGCGGTCGCGGCTCCGACGAAGCTCCTGCTCATGCCACTCCTCGCGCTCGCGGTGCTGGTCGGCGGCCGAGGCTCCCGATGGGGCGCGCCGTACACGCTGCTGCTCGCCGCGATCGCGCTCTCGTGGCTCGGCGACGGGGCGGGCACGTTCTTCCCGTTCGCGCCGACGCTGCCGATGATGCTGCTGTTCTTCGGGCTCGCGCACCTCTGCTACATCTGGCTCTTCTGGCGCAAAGTCGCCGTGCGGCGGGTGCCGCCGTGGGCACTCATATATGCGGTGTGGTGGGGCGTGCTCATCGCCGTCCTGTGGCCGCACCTCGGCGGACTCGCGATCGCGGTCGCCGTCTACGGACTCGTGCTCGGCGGCACGGCGGTCGCGACCTCGCGGTGCCACCCGCTCATCGCGTGGGGCGGCGCCTTCTTCCTCACGTCGGACTCGATCCTCGCGTTCCGGCTCTTCCTCCCCGACGCGATGCCGGATTGGACGAGTCCCCTTGTGATGCTCACCTACACGCTCGGGCAGGGCCTCATCGCCGCCGGCGTGGTCGTCGCAGACCGCATCGCCACGCGGAGCGAAGAGCCGGCGGTGCAGGAGGTCGCATAG
- the helR gene encoding RNA polymerase recycling motor ATPase HelR — translation MTRLTTHVFDLPGNLAAKVDPRLIAEDERHFAAMAETLDTEIADLSARLDAERLTPAGSGQGALDRDLEIHRLTSRLRTLRRFRLDLCLGRVVRDGDSEPVYIGRLGLSDRTGEPLLIDWRAPAAEPFFAATHANPQGLVSRRRYRWTNGRITDYWDEVFTAAGLEQRVALDDDSAFIASLGASRSQRMRDVLSTIQADQDAIIRAGSRGALVVDGGPGTGKTVVALHRTAYLLYSDPRLGHRRGGVLFVGPHEPYLAYVSDVLPSLGEEGVLTATLRDLVEEGATAGAETDAATARIKESADVNRLIERAVRYHEEPPARPMLIETPWTDVVLTPDDWAEAFDAADPAATHNDNRDGVWEALLEILLDRLEGEAPEPALRRALRANDALTTAFTRAWPILDAAGVVADLWSVPAYLDLCAPWLTPQERRMLQRPDPRAWTESDLPFLDAARRRIGDPEAGRRRREREALLASEQEERSRVIDHLIEADDSEMLVMTMLRGQDFTNTLVDEAALPSYDPDVLAGPFAHIVIDEAQELTDAQWRMLLSRCPSRSFTIVGDRAQARHGFTESWEERLARIGFRDVRVSSLTINYRTPEEVMAEAAPVIRAALPDANVPTSIRSTGIPVRYGSVDERDAILDEWLETHEEGIAAVIGDPSFEPRARVRSLTPVTAKGLEFDLVVLVEPESFGTGIEGAVDRYVSMTRATQRLVILRR, via the coding sequence ATCGGGCCAGGGCGCGCTCGACCGCGACCTCGAGATCCATCGCCTCACGTCACGGCTGCGCACGCTGCGGCGCTTCCGCCTCGATCTGTGCCTCGGACGCGTCGTGCGCGACGGCGACTCCGAGCCCGTGTACATCGGCCGCCTGGGCCTGAGCGACCGCACGGGCGAGCCGCTCCTCATCGACTGGCGCGCGCCCGCGGCGGAGCCGTTCTTCGCGGCGACGCACGCCAACCCGCAAGGTCTTGTGAGCAGGCGCCGCTACCGGTGGACGAATGGGCGCATCACCGACTACTGGGACGAGGTGTTCACGGCCGCGGGCCTCGAGCAGCGCGTGGCGCTCGACGACGACTCGGCGTTCATCGCGAGCCTCGGCGCGAGCCGGTCGCAGCGCATGCGCGACGTGCTCTCGACGATCCAGGCGGACCAGGACGCGATCATCCGCGCCGGGTCCCGCGGAGCGCTCGTCGTCGACGGCGGCCCGGGCACGGGCAAGACTGTCGTGGCGCTGCACCGCACGGCCTACCTCCTGTACTCCGACCCGCGGCTCGGTCACCGGCGGGGCGGCGTGCTGTTCGTCGGGCCGCACGAGCCGTACCTCGCGTACGTGTCGGACGTGCTGCCGAGCCTCGGCGAAGAGGGCGTCCTCACCGCGACGCTGCGCGACCTCGTCGAGGAGGGAGCGACGGCAGGGGCAGAGACGGATGCAGCGACCGCCCGCATCAAGGAGTCCGCCGACGTCAACCGCCTGATCGAACGGGCGGTGCGGTACCACGAGGAGCCGCCCGCAAGGCCGATGCTCATCGAGACGCCGTGGACCGACGTCGTGCTCACCCCCGACGACTGGGCAGAGGCGTTCGACGCGGCCGATCCGGCCGCGACGCACAACGACAACCGCGACGGGGTGTGGGAGGCGCTCCTCGAGATCCTCCTCGACCGGCTGGAGGGCGAGGCGCCCGAGCCGGCGCTGCGGCGGGCACTCCGCGCGAACGACGCACTCACGACCGCATTCACGCGCGCGTGGCCGATCCTCGATGCTGCCGGCGTCGTCGCGGATCTGTGGTCGGTCCCCGCCTACCTCGACCTGTGCGCGCCGTGGCTCACCCCGCAAGAGCGACGGATGCTCCAACGCCCCGATCCGCGCGCGTGGACCGAGTCCGACCTGCCGTTCCTCGACGCCGCGCGCCGGCGCATCGGCGACCCCGAGGCCGGTCGCCGGCGCCGCGAACGCGAGGCGCTCCTCGCCTCCGAGCAGGAGGAGCGCTCTCGCGTGATCGATCACCTCATCGAGGCGGACGACAGCGAGATGCTCGTCATGACGATGCTGCGCGGACAGGACTTCACGAACACCCTCGTCGACGAGGCCGCGCTGCCGAGCTACGACCCCGACGTGCTCGCCGGTCCGTTCGCGCACATCGTGATCGACGAGGCGCAGGAGCTGACGGACGCGCAATGGCGGATGCTCCTGAGCCGCTGCCCCTCTCGCAGCTTCACGATCGTCGGCGACCGCGCGCAGGCGCGGCACGGGTTCACCGAGTCGTGGGAGGAACGCCTCGCGCGCATCGGGTTCCGCGACGTGCGCGTGTCGTCTCTGACGATCAACTACCGCACGCCCGAAGAGGTCATGGCCGAGGCGGCACCCGTGATCCGCGCGGCGCTGCCCGACGCGAACGTCCCGACGTCGATCCGCTCGACGGGCATCCCCGTGCGGTACGGGTCGGTGGACGAGCGCGACGCGATCCTCGACGAGTGGCTCGAGACGCACGAGGAGGGCATCGCGGCGGTGATCGGCGACCCGTCGTTCGAGCCTCGCGCGCGGGTTCGGTCACTGACTCCGGTCACGGCGAAGGGCCTCGAGTTCGACCTCGTCGTGCTCGTCGAGCCCGAGTCGTTCGGCACCGGCATCGAGGGCGCCGTCGACCGCTACGTGTCGATGACACGGGCGACGCAGCGGCTCGTGATCCTCAGACGCTGA
- a CDS encoding GNAT family N-acetyltransferase encodes MPRIEILPATADRFDDAERALSGGGDGRSCQCQWWTLTNAEFNATTLEQRTDLLREQMSEKVPPALIAYVDGEAAGWVRVSPRAVQPRLQRTKEYAAHTREDWGDPSVWAVSCFVVRREYRKQGLNYRLLEAAVQFAREQGARLLEAYPRDPREVKQLSNELYHGVLSVFEDAGFETVARPKAGRAIVALDLTR; translated from the coding sequence ATGCCCCGGATCGAGATCCTGCCTGCCACCGCTGACCGCTTCGACGACGCCGAGCGCGCGCTGAGCGGAGGCGGCGACGGTCGCAGCTGTCAATGCCAGTGGTGGACGCTCACGAACGCCGAGTTCAACGCCACGACGCTCGAGCAGCGTACCGACTTGCTGCGCGAGCAGATGAGCGAGAAGGTGCCTCCGGCGCTCATCGCGTACGTCGACGGTGAGGCGGCGGGGTGGGTGCGCGTGAGTCCACGCGCGGTTCAGCCGCGGCTTCAGCGCACGAAGGAGTACGCGGCGCACACGCGAGAAGACTGGGGCGACCCGTCGGTGTGGGCGGTGTCGTGCTTTGTCGTGAGGCGCGAGTACCGAAAGCAAGGACTCAATTACCGTCTGCTCGAAGCCGCTGTGCAGTTCGCGCGCGAGCAGGGTGCTCGCCTTCTCGAGGCGTACCCGCGCGACCCTCGTGAAGTGAAGCAGTTGTCGAACGAGTTGTATCACGGCGTGCTGTCGGTGTTCGAAGACGCCGGATTCGAGACAGTGGCGCGACCGAAGGCCGGCCGCGCGATCGTCGCGCTCGACCTCACCCGCTGA
- a CDS encoding ABC transporter permease subunit, with amino-acid sequence MTAASVAPAPTPAAAPALSFPRVVRGEWIKISTLRSTWWSLAITAALTVGVALLFARAMRGPADGGIEAAVSSVQFTMLLAGILGAISVTGEYSTGTMRSSLTAVPVRGSLLAAKAIVVVTLVFAASVVIVVIATFAVSPIVDARDHPIHWHEPSESWLPLLAAAFSMSVFALIGLSLGFVLRSGAGAIAAAVGLLFVLPIVVSLLNDVEMTWLRVVGSHLPMPASQNLILPQSDWGLEWPVALVTLCAWVAGGLTAAWVTLRARDA; translated from the coding sequence ATGACCGCCGCATCGGTCGCACCGGCCCCCACACCCGCGGCCGCTCCCGCGCTCTCGTTCCCGCGCGTCGTGCGCGGCGAGTGGATCAAGATCTCCACGCTCCGCTCGACGTGGTGGTCCCTCGCGATCACCGCGGCGCTGACCGTCGGCGTCGCGCTGCTGTTCGCGCGGGCGATGCGCGGGCCGGCCGACGGCGGCATCGAGGCCGCGGTCTCGTCCGTGCAGTTCACGATGCTCCTCGCGGGGATCCTCGGCGCGATCTCGGTCACGGGGGAGTACTCGACCGGGACGATGCGCTCCTCGTTGACGGCCGTGCCCGTTCGCGGGTCGCTGCTCGCGGCGAAGGCGATCGTGGTCGTGACGCTGGTGTTCGCGGCATCCGTCGTCATCGTCGTCATCGCGACCTTCGCCGTATCGCCGATCGTCGACGCGAGGGATCACCCGATCCACTGGCACGAGCCGTCCGAATCGTGGCTGCCGCTGCTGGCGGCGGCGTTCTCGATGTCGGTGTTCGCACTCATCGGGCTCTCACTCGGCTTCGTGCTGCGCAGCGGTGCGGGCGCCATCGCGGCCGCGGTCGGGCTGCTCTTCGTCCTCCCGATCGTCGTGAGCCTGTTGAACGACGTCGAGATGACCTGGCTCCGCGTGGTGGGCAGCCACTTGCCGATGCCTGCGTCGCAGAACCTGATCCTGCCGCAGAGCGACTGGGGGCTCGAGTGGCCCGTCGCCCTCGTCACGCTGTGCGCGTGGGTGGCCGGTGGACTGACGGCCGCGTGGGTGACCCTGCGCGCGCGGGACGCGTAG
- a CDS encoding response regulator: MSEPIRVLLVDDQELIRVGFRLVLEAEPDIVVVGEAGDGAAGAARAAALAPDVVLMDVRMPGLDGIAATERIVADSPASRVLVLTTFDLDEYAFGALEAGASGFVLKDVQRHELAAAVRAVHRGDAVLAPRVTRRMLDRLAATRRPASAGPDPAEVLTEREHEVFVAIARGRTNAEIADALFLSESTVKTHVGRILAKLGARDRVHAVIIAHRWGQVPDNASDPIAPLPD, translated from the coding sequence ATGAGCGAGCCGATCCGCGTGCTGCTCGTCGACGACCAGGAGCTCATCCGCGTCGGCTTCCGCCTCGTGCTCGAGGCCGAGCCCGACATCGTGGTGGTGGGAGAGGCGGGCGACGGAGCCGCCGGTGCGGCGCGAGCCGCCGCCCTCGCGCCCGATGTCGTGCTCATGGACGTGCGGATGCCGGGACTCGACGGCATCGCCGCGACCGAGCGCATCGTGGCCGACAGCCCCGCGAGCCGTGTCCTCGTCCTCACGACCTTCGACCTCGATGAGTACGCGTTCGGCGCCCTCGAAGCCGGCGCGAGCGGCTTCGTGCTGAAGGACGTGCAGCGTCACGAGCTCGCCGCGGCGGTGCGCGCGGTGCATCGTGGCGACGCGGTGCTCGCCCCACGCGTGACCCGTCGGATGCTGGATCGCCTTGCGGCGACTCGACGTCCCGCTTCGGCCGGGCCCGATCCCGCCGAGGTCCTCACCGAGCGCGAGCACGAGGTGTTCGTCGCGATCGCTCGGGGCCGGACGAACGCCGAGATCGCGGACGCGCTCTTCTTGAGTGAGTCCACGGTAAAGACGCACGTCGGTCGAATTCTCGCGAAGCTCGGCGCGCGCGATCGCGTGCACGCCGTGATCATCGCGCACCGCTGGGGTCAGGTGCCCGACAACGCTTCCGACCCGATCGCGCCTCTGCCAGACTGA
- a CDS encoding response regulator transcription factor has protein sequence MRVLVVEDEPLLAEAIRDGLRLEAIAADVAGDGHTALELLGLNAYDVAVLDRDIPGPSGDDVAASIVASGSGTPILMLTAADRLDDKASGFEFGADDYLTKPFAMQELVLRLRALGRRRGHARPPVLELAGLRLDPFRREVYRDGRYVPLTRKQFAVLEVLMAAQGGVISAEELLERAWDENADPFTNAVRITVSALRKRLGEPWVIATVAGVGYRIEPPGGAGEGDDDRG, from the coding sequence ATGCGCGTATTGGTCGTCGAAGACGAGCCCCTCCTCGCCGAGGCGATCCGCGACGGGCTGCGCCTCGAGGCGATCGCGGCCGACGTCGCGGGCGACGGCCACACCGCGCTCGAGCTCCTCGGGCTCAACGCCTACGACGTGGCGGTGCTCGACCGCGACATCCCGGGACCGTCGGGCGACGACGTCGCCGCGAGCATCGTCGCCTCCGGGAGCGGCACGCCGATCCTCATGCTGACCGCCGCCGACCGCCTCGACGACAAGGCGTCGGGGTTCGAGTTCGGGGCGGACGACTACCTCACGAAGCCCTTCGCGATGCAGGAGCTCGTTCTGCGGCTGCGCGCGCTCGGCCGCCGGCGCGGGCACGCCCGGCCGCCCGTGCTCGAGCTCGCGGGGCTGCGGCTGGATCCGTTTCGCCGCGAGGTCTACCGCGACGGCCGCTACGTGCCGCTCACCCGCAAGCAGTTCGCGGTGCTCGAAGTGCTCATGGCCGCGCAAGGTGGCGTGATCAGCGCGGAGGAGCTGCTCGAACGGGCGTGGGACGAGAACGCCGATCCGTTCACGAACGCCGTGCGCATCACGGTCTCGGCGCTGCGCAAGCGGCTCGGCGAGCCGTGGGTCATCGCGACGGTGGCGGGCGTCGGATACCGGATCGAGCCGCCCGGCGGCGCGGGCGAGGGGGACGACGATCGTGGATAG